The sequence GGTAAATCCAATCGTGTTAATCTGTACAACaggaaaaatgtttttactaCATTGTATGTTCATATTGGTAATGGTTGTGATCTATTATGATGGACTTAAACAATACCTTGTCCAGCCAGAGAGGATGCTGATCATCCTGGATTCTTCCACGATGTGTGAGGAAAAACTTGGAAAAGGGAATCTGCAAAGAAAGATAGATTTTTTTGAATACTATGAATGACATCTGAGCTATAGCTTATATCTCCAGCCATCACCTACCTTAACTTCCTGCCAGTAGGGGCCTCCTCGGGTGTACAGGAAGTAGTTATAAATGTCGTCTTTCTGGTGAGAGAAGTAGGTCTCGGCGGCGATGTTGATCATCCAAGGCCGCCCATCGCCGCGCACACGCAGATGCAGAGTGTTGAAGCTGCTCCAGTCGTGGTGCTTCTTTCGGTCAAACGCCGCCTTAGGGGAGGTTGGAGATGTAAGTGCAGAATACTAATAAATACACTTTCTAGTTTTGCACAAAGTTGGAAAAACAAAGGCGCTAACCAGTGGCTGCTTGGAGCGCATGCTGCAGTAGCCGCTGTAGCGTGTCTCTCCGTCCCTAGGGGGCGTCGATCTCAGCGTCCCATAGAGAAAACAAGTGGTATTGTTGCTCCCAAGCTTCAAGTAGACCTCACTCTGGCCTCCTATCTCACGATCCGACGACACCGTCCACTGTTTCAGACTCTCAGACCCCCGGAACTCCCAAACTACCCGGTTCTGCTCCAGCATGTGTTCCAAAATGGGCTTCCCCTCAGGGCCAACAAAGCGTTCAAAGAATTCCCTTTTCAGCAGCGTCAAGTGCTTGCGGATGCCGTCCAAGCCTTTTGAGAAGCTGAAGTTGATCTTCTGCCATGGAGGCTTGTTGTCTCTGGGCTTGCCAGGCCGTCTGTACTCGCCCTGGGTTACGCTTCGGCTGAGCACGGGACAGAAAAGGTACTGATGGTGCTGAAGGGATCTCAGGAGCCTCATCGAAGGAGGTCCAAGGATGATTGACATTGTGTTTGCGATGTAGACAGTTCACTGCTAGGAAGAGAAACAAATATGTTGAGGATGCAATAGCATACATATATGTACATAgcatgcaaatattttctaaagttTGTCAAATGTAAAATTGTGCGCTGAAAAATGAACAAATTGATCCAATAAAAAATCCGTCATATATAAACATGACTATCGATTTGACATTATATTGCACTGACCATTCTGAAGCTTGTATAATACAGGATTACGCACGTCAGGTTGTCTTTTGATTATTTCAAATCCTTTTTGTACGTCCATGAGCCATACCTCAAATTATGTAACCGGAGAATttcaaattaataaataaagcttGTGAAATTCATAGGGGACGATGAAGAGGTTCGGTGACTTCGATAGAATGACAACTTGTGTGCACCACCTACTTGTGTCCGGAAGGATGCATTCACCAAAAGCAAGCGTTCCAGCGCTCATGTATATGGCTTATTCAGGACATAAACTCATCAAATTAACAACCTAATACACTTTtaaaaattataattatttttcttatgtTCGGCTGCATCGATAAATACTTATGTGGATGACATGCAAGGGGGAAAGATTTGCGTCCGGAATTAGGTCACCCAAAACACGTGCAAAACTCCATTCTCGCGACAACTGTGACGTCATATTGGCGCGCATGCCCGATGGCGCCTGCTTATTGCCCCCCCTCGAAACTAACATAAGACGAATCCACCGCGGTAGTGGTGGTTTTAGCTGCTTAGCTTGGCCCACATTACACGGCGTAACCATGGTGAACGTCAAAAAGCGGAAAGGTCGCGTCGTTATCGACTCGGACTCTGAAGACAGCGCCAGCGACGACAACTTAGATCAGGTGACGCGCCTTGCAAGTTGTCAACACTTTGGTTACGGCAAAACAATGTATGCTAAGTAGTTAGCTCATTTTGGCCTCGCTCTGGGAAGAGGAGAGGACCGAAAGTAGGCTTATCTTGTGAAATTTCGTCCACTGTGGCGCCACAAAGTCAacccaattgttttttttgacaaGTTTCCCTCACTTTGTCCACATTATACCAAATAGGCTGTGCATGTCAACAGAAAAACAGTGCTAGCTCCGTGATGCTAACGCTAAGGTGAAATTTTAAGCGGCTGCACCGGACTGCtaataatgttaatattttCAGTGTGGTATTTAGTTTAATTGAATGTTTATCCAGCCTGTCTTAATATTATGAGCGAACTGGCTTGACTATGACATGTCCGCCGTGATGTTTTCTGCTACTACGACTGGTACTGCTGATGGCGGCGCTTCGTCTTAAATAGCAAACCTTATCGCTCCGGTGACGTCACCAACGTGCTATTTTGGTGCGTTGTTGTCAAACAAGAGTGAGCGAGTTGATCGAGTCGTAATCTGTCAGCGCACCGTTTGCAGCAATGGCTccagtttaaaaaatatatatagttagCCTGTCAGGATAAACATCAACGATGGAGAGCAATTTAAACATTTACTCGATATCCCTGATGGGAGATGGGATCAAGTCAcacaagtctcaagtaagtcgtAAACTTCCAAGTCCTTAGAGAATCCCAAATTATTTTGGTTCGGGCAAGGTAGGCCATTCAATTTCATTCTTTATTTATAGAGAATGTAGAAAATAACGTGCAGCTGTACCACAATGTTGTGTATGTAGCAAAGCTCAAATAAACCatatttatagagcacttttttgcatctatatatatatatattcaaatgTACCAGTGGGTGAAAAAGCACAATTCTTTAGCATATCGACCTGCCCTTGGTTATAATTATATTTGACTCCTTACCCATCCTCACTATTCTCCCTCTCAGGAGCTGCTGTCATTAGCAAAGAGGAAACGGGTGGATTCCGGGGAGCAGGAGGAACCGATGAGCAAACCAACAGCCTCAACTGATTCCGAGACGTCAGACAGCGATGACGAGGTAGGGCAGCCCACGTTTGTTTGCTGTGACAATGGAAAGCTCTGGACGTTTATTCTATTGCTTTGGTCTAGTGGACCGTTGGGGGCACCAAAGGCAAAAAGAAGGTAAAACAAGGCAAAGGTCATGAGAAAAAGAATGCCAGCAAGAAGAAGCTTCATAAGACGACAGCGTCGGGAAGCTCAAATGGAGACAGCTCAGGCGAAAGCTCTGCGCCAGAGGAGGGTATGTAagattttaaacttttttttttttttactactcaTTGACTCAAATATGATGGAATGGATTTGACGATGAGCCACGTCTCTCTCAGGCGAGGTGTCCGACTCGGACAGCAACAGCTCCTCCAGCTCCGACTCGGACTCGTCAGAGGACGACGTCTTTCGGGACGGCTACGACGACGACCTGATGGGCGACGCTGAGGACAGAGCGCGGTTGGAGCAGATGACGGAGAAGGAGCGCGAGCAGGAGCTCTTCAACCGGATCGAGAAGAGAGAGGTGCTCAAGAGACGGTGAGATGCCATGTCTTGTTTGTCAGGTTGATTTTATATCACT is a genomic window of Syngnathus typhle isolate RoL2023-S1 ecotype Sweden linkage group LG16, RoL_Styp_1.0, whole genome shotgun sequence containing:
- the ndufaf1 gene encoding complex I intermediate-associated protein 30, mitochondrial, producing MSIILGPPSMRLLRSLQHHQYLFCPVLSRSVTQGEYRRPGKPRDNKPPWQKINFSFSKGLDGIRKHLTLLKREFFERFVGPEGKPILEHMLEQNRVVWEFRGSESLKQWTVSSDREIGGQSEVYLKLGSNNTTCFLYGTLRSTPPRDGETRYSGYCSMRSKQPLAAFDRKKHHDWSSFNTLHLRVRGDGRPWMINIAAETYFSHQKDDIYNYFLYTRGGPYWQEVKIPFSKFFLTHRGRIQDDQHPLWLDKINTIGFTLGDKADGPFQLEIDYIGVSKDYAHTEEFAYELYKRNPNV